The following is a genomic window from Puntigrus tetrazona isolate hp1 chromosome 20, ASM1883169v1, whole genome shotgun sequence.
TAGAGAGGACTGAGCTATTGATCTTACCTCAGGCCAAACGTGTGGGATTGCTCGTAGTTGAAAAGGGAGTGAATCTTCGCGTCAGAGTTAATAATGATAAGGCGGTCCATCAGGTCCTGACGGgaagagtgagtgagtgattaTCAAAAATGCACGATTTCAAAATAATTGCGACAAAGATCACAGCTAGCCCTGGGATGTGTGGTACATCATCGGTCAAAGCCTGCCCTCAAATGACCGTGATTAGAACTGCAAATAAAGAACATCTGAGCTATAACATCACATTCACTGCATACACATccaatatattaatgtatgtgAAAACACTGCTAGCAAAGCTACACTTTAGCTGCCATTATTTCATTCTTTAGTGTCACTAATAACTccaatatgctaatttggtgctcaagaaactttttaaaaatgaatttcaatTAAGTTTCATTTTGTAGCAACAGTGCTAAAtcttttaggattctttgatgaaccgAAAGGTCAGAAGGATAGGATTTATTGGAAGCAGACTTTATTTTAACCACACAAAAGTCTccgctgtcacttttgatcagtttaacgcattcttgctgaataaaagtattcccTGTATTCTGCAAAAAGCCTTTTTGTATTGTGGTGTATATACTGTTCATGGATAACTCTCTACCTTTAGTCTATTCATATTGAGAAATCACTCAGTACATTAAGGTCAGTGTGGACGGTTCATGATTGGGGGTTGAGACTAGACAGCGTGGGTTTGAGACGAAGGCTGTCCGGTCTATTGTACTCACTAAAACTGATGTTGCCATCTCTCTCAGATTGTACTCATTCTTGTTAGGAAGCGCTCGATGTCCCAGCAGCTCCCACACAGCGTGAGGTGAAGACAGCAGATTCACTAGAGAGAGGAAGgactgcgcgcacacacacatcactacaGTTCACTCATAGCCACTTGAGATTGATGTTTTCTTACAAAGGAATAACTGAAAATATCCAttctaaaaacaatatttatattttgggcCAAATATAATGTAAGAGGTgtttccttttttgtgtttaaaggcttaaaaccttttttatgaaaatgtagtAACTTGCCACAGGATAATGTCAATCAAGTAAAATGGGTTGTGAATGTAATTTCGTGTTGACTTTCAAGTGGTCGATGGTTGATTGTGTGCACTTctgctaaaatcatttattcatggaATTACTCAGTGTAGCTTTTACAGGCACGCTGCGGAAATTGGAAATCGAAGCCTTATCTAAATCCATAAAATCTCAATGAAGCGTAGCTTTTGCTTCTAAATAACTGTAAATAGCAAagcatttctgaatatttattgCAAGGTAAATGACAGGGGAGTTGTAACCTTGAGGCAGCTCCTGTCGATAGGGTCCATTGGAGTAGATTTCGGATGGACCACCCTTACATCCTCTCGACCACACTCCAAGGCTGACCACAACTCCACCACAATCGTCTGGACAAATCCTTTAAAGCCGTTCAAAACGTAACTAGTTTAACAGCCTCATATCCTAGTTACCATGTAAAGACATTAACCTCTACATTGAGCAACGCTGTCTCAGTAAGTACCGTCATGTACGAGCCCTAAATCGATAGCAACAGGAAATGTAATCATTGCAGAAACACTAACAATGTGCAATACATTCGCTAAATTTTTTAACATGACCTCTGCTGTCTGAAGAAGCTATCAGGAGAAAATATAGAACGCTGCTCTTAACTCTCAAGAATTGGTCATGAATAAGTCTTCGACCTACCTGAGCTTTGCAAGGCCGCAATGCCTGGGGCTGTGGCAGCCACCTGGGTCACCATCACGCCGTAACCAAACTTCTCACACCTGCTGACCTGAGGAAAAAATGGAGGAAACACACAGTAATAGGTTATCTTTCTGAGTCTGGAAATATGTAATAACTAGCATcttctcaaataaaaataacgttACTTGTGCCCCATGACGACTAAGTAGACACAAGCTAGAAAAACAGCTGTTTGCTGCaaatcatttgtaaaataaaactgaattaaatctgatttttattttccaaatgaaAATATCAGTATCCTTATTACTATTCTAAGGCACTTTGAGGTGTTGCTACATATATTATAAGGTAAAACAATATGTTGACCATCATAGCAGATCTAACGGCAAAATATagataaatcaatcaaaaataatcattgttatcacaaagaaaaatgtattttatattaaattcagtcatcatttactcgcttTTATGTTTTGGCAAACCTCTACTGATTTTTTGGAAGACATCTTGAAAGATTTGGTAATCCATTTTGGTTCTAAATGGATTGGATAAAAGTCCGTGGGAACtgaacatttagaaaaatgaatatttagaaaaaatgtttgcgaaatgttttagcattatatagtgacccaaaacagcctggttacaaacttttttctaaatatctttctttgtgttcggcagaacaaagaaattcatacagatacttgagggtgagtaaataatgacagaatttaatttttgtttccGACTTTAATACCTGTAGTTTTTTGGTGAATCTTGAGAACATGTAGGTCACACACTCATTGATGGCTCCGGTCTGTTGGAGGAGCAGCAGTCCTTTTGGTGTGGCAGCAAAATTCAGCAGATTGTCCAACAGCATCTCTTCCCAGGCAACCCTGCAGAACCAAGACAACAGATTCAGCAAGGTTGCTAATTATTTCttgttcttgttcttctttttttccataaaacagCACTGGCAGGCCAAACTCAAGTTTagcacagaaacaaacagcttGTGTAGGAACAAGAGAACACTGGAGGCGTGATGGAGGCATACTCACACGCTCTGCAGCTCCTGGGAAGTGATCACTGGGGGAGCTCCAGGAACAGGAGTGGGAACTCTCTCCGACACAGAGCTTGTCTGCGGGGGAAGAGAATTTACCGTCAGGCTGGACTGCTACGTGGCACTTAAACCCTTCGGCTAAATAATGAGACGACACGTTGAATGCAATGTTGATTTCTCATGCCGTTCCAACTCGCCCTTATGAAGGCAGGGGAACCCCGGGAGGTTTCATTATTGACGGCGCAGCACTTTACTGCTTCTTCTGTATTCTACAAATCCTCCTCACGCAGCCCACAGAACGAGCGTTCAGCAGTTCTTCCAAAATTAATACTGTTTTGCTCGGGGAACATACACGGTAGGCTGTAAAGCTGCTGTCcagaatatgtttaaaaatgaaggcTTTATTTTGGCTGTGAGAGAAccgatataaattatatattttcaatagGGTCTCACTAaacatgattattaaaattgtatttatatatatatatatatatatatatatatatatatatatatacagtatatacataaaaatatttatatatataatgtatatatatatatatatatatatatatatatatatatatatatatatatatatatatatatatatacagtatatatatatattattttttttttgtgtgtgtgaatgctttcttttaacacaaaataaacgtttaatCCGAATCTATGAATCTATGATCTAATatttaaaggtttggggttagCAGGTTTTtgctttacttatttatttatttatttttttcaaaagaaagaaaaaataagataagaattataatttttaataaacgcagccttggtgagcataatagACTTGAACAGCGGTGTATTCGTCAATATGGCCAGATTTCAGGAGTGACAAACGCATTTAAATGCGGGAGTGAGTCTCTTAAATGATCATTTCATCTGTGTGCATGAAACAGCAGTTAGTCCCGCGTTAGTAACCATGGAAACATTTTGGCGTCTTGCGGGAGTGAAGAAGAATGCATTTGGTATCTGCCATTTTTTGGcaaaaaacttgattttaaagtaaactaCTGCTTTTTAATGCATGGGAGgctattttgtattaaaacataCTCATTTGGGTGTTTTTGCGTTATGAAAATCAGGCAACACTGGACTCGTGACCACAACTAGCTCCATGTCAAACTGTGCTAAGATTAAGACTTCTTTCAGTGTAATTTTTATTACGTCTCATATACAGACGAATACACGTTTCTGACGCGCATTTAAGTATATCATAACTAACTGTTTAGTTCGGTTCCATACACACTGCGTAGAATTTCTGTAAATGCAGTTGTCACTATCTGTATTGTTCCTAAGTTAATGCGGTTGTCGAATATGGTTGTCATTCCCATATTTAAGTCAAGTATGCGTGTGTACAGAACAAGATTAAGCAGTAAAAGGTGGACTGACAATCAAATTTCACTGCAGTGAGTAAGTGGCCTATGAGACAGGCAGTGGTCAGATTCCCAGACAAAAAATCCTTAAGACAATTCAATGTCAGTGATAAACATAGTCAGTGACAGACTGCACAAGTTACTTTATGGTTAAAGGACTACTTATTAAAAGTTAACAAAATTCTGTGCCAGTGACCTCATAACACTCACAGAACCACAGACAATCCAAAGACTAAATATCAAGAAATGCTTGGCTTTTATATAATCATTGACAGGACAACTGGAGATTTAAAGCCCACAAGGGCATCGTTGTACAATCCGTTTTAATTTCAAAGGTCTACCTCCGTTGTTACTGTATCGTAAGTCCGGAATAAACACTCAACTAAAGATTAAACTGGTAATGACGGGATTGGCGAAGCTAGTGTGTATGAAGGTCACCGTTCTCCAGGCTTTAGCGATGCACTCGTGCAGGCTGTATGGCCGGAGAACCTGCAGCCCCTCGCAGGTGTTGTACATCTGCCGGCAGACAAAGATGAAGGCCCCGCTCACGGCAGGAGGAATCTCCAGCTCGCTGAACACGTGCAGCTCTTTTGCCAGCAGTCTCTGGGTAAACTGCACCACAACATGTGCTGCTGAAATACTGTGGAAATAAGATAACGTATTACATTACAGTAGTATTATACCATATTAAAATAgtctgaatattttaaaattgcgCCTTTAACTGCTGGACTGCTATGCAAAACGAATGGTTTTACAGCTATAGTTGCTGACAACCTGGGCTactctattctattttattctgttctattctttgtttctttcaaagTATGCTACAACTCATCTCACTGAAGacacaggtgtcaaaggttccACTCTTTTATTAAGAAGCTCATTCTTTCATCTATGCATGCTGATGATGTATATGGCACAAAAGCAGACTAGCTGAAGATGACACTAGCAGGAAGAAGAAATAATGAATGTAACCTGAGAGCAAAATTAGATTTACTTACCTTTCACCCTCGGCCGAGACGAGATTTCTGTCATAAAGCAGGAGTGATAAACCTCGTTCAGTGGTAGCAATCCTCGCCAGCGTGTCTGCTATGTGAGTCAAGGCACTTTCTAGGGAATTTAATTTGGGCTGCAACAAAAGACAAATTGAAAATGCTTGGGGTGAACagtataatgcatataaaatgctACAGATGAGGTCTCTGATGAGACGTTATATAGAAGGTTACggttttatttcaagttttaaaTTAGCAGGCTACTTCTGTAGTGCtgtaactatataaaaaaatattctgttttatgttttccttGAAGATACCTCATGGAAATGGCATCGACACTTGCACCTTGGAAATGTATATACTGTAGACACacagtgtatttattgtatgtCTTAATGTTGcaataaattaatgcaattcAATGGAATTTATGTCATATTAACAAATCCTCCGATGTTAGTATATCAATACCTATACAGTATTCAGCAACTTTTCCTTTTGTTGTAGTGTAAGCTACAGCGACTATGAAAATTACCAACGTTTTTCATATCAATTCAACGAAAAATGATTTCACAATCGCGTCTAGACACTTGATTACGTGCAGAAGGGAATGTCCATGTTGTGCTGACCAGCTTTCCTTTGAGCAGGGTGATAACAGGTGCCAGCAGAGTTTCTATAACAGGGATTTGGTAGAGACACTCCACGGCACACTCAGTGCGGTCACACAGGGTCCTTAACACCTCCATCACAAGATTAGTGGGGGAAAGGGAGTCTAGAGAAGACACACAAGCACCTCTGTGATAACTTGTTAGGAGTTTCAGGACACCTTGGTTGTTATCAGCCTCAAGTGTTACTGCAGAGCTCGgttaatgaatgatttaaagTGCAGCACAAGCTACCcaatgaagacaaacaaagaagaaagaaaaacatagcCTAAAAGAAAAGGCTATGCGCTTCAATATGTGATTTGTGCTTTATGCTACCTGGTTAAAGCCTGGTTCGCCCGaaaatgagaattctgtcatCGTATGCACCGCATTTGTATGGCTTTCTTTCCACTGTGGAACCccaaatgagaaatgttgaataACGAAGGTCAATGTTTTCAGCGTAATTGCAAGAGATGGGGATCGAAGGTTTCAAACATTAAAAGGGACATggatattcttcaaaaatgcacttttcattatgtGTTCGACGCTAGAAAGAAGGCCGTACAAGTTTTGGTGAAAATAAACATCCTAAATAATAATCAGTCCTACATAATAATATAACGTAACTAAGTTTCCTTGATACGACGGAGTAATTCGTTTTCTCAAAGAAGTGAGTTCATTAACCTGATGATATAATAGCCGCAATATCCTGCGAGATGGATCATTTTCCACACCCATATTAGTACTAACATCTACATACAAAAGTCATAAAAATCGCATGATAAGACTTTAAGACACAGGCGTGGTAGTTTCTGAGTTAGAGTCAATCAGAGTTTATCACTAGAGTAGTCTTGTGACGCACCTGCATGTGTCGTCTCACCACAGGATGGTTTTGGGTGTTGGTACATGATATTGATCAGAATCACAACCAAGTCGGTCAAAGTCACCGGATCTGAAAAAGACATCAAATGTAAAGATAGTTTAGTGAGTCAGACTTGTTCCTCTCCAACATTATCCACGACCTGGGTTTGTTTCCTCCCCTCTAAACCTACCTCTCCGCTTCTTCGCTTTAATGGGAAAAAGTTTCCTTCCATTAGTGTACATCACAAGCCTCCCGAGCACGCACAGTGAGTGAACGAAGTAAACAAACTCCAGCTCTTTAGAAGTGTAGAGAGTTCTCCGAGCAGGGCCTAAGGGGCAAAACACAGGAACATCTCATTCGCAGAGCACGCTCTAAATGGATTCAGTCATTTGCATGTGACCTCCTGTTTCTAAATTAGCgcagaaatacacattttaaatctttaaaaacctGAGTGCAGAAAGGTTGAATATTGAAAAAGCATTAGAGAGGAAATCGGTTAGttaagaaagaaattatatacTATAAGCTTCAAATGTATAAACCcgtcaaatattttatataaaaagcatgaaatattgaatgaatattattattattaacattattttacttttaatgtaaaCACTTTCTATTCTGTAATATAGAAACATTATTCTAGCGAAAATTAACTCCAATGATTCCCAAAAAGCAATTCTCAGTATTGTAATTATGATagcttttacttatttattttgagcgTTGATATACGATGGTGTACCTCATTTAATGTATgctaattaaactaaataaactgcAATCATCTAATCAAAATCATCATTATgagtaatataaatacatttaaagtagcACCAGTGAACAGTCTACTGAGAATTTGTGAATGGAACTTGCCTTTCAAAcattatctttttcttttcatttttaaaaaatgtcgtCTGTATGTGTTTCTATGATATTCGCCAGATGCACAGAAACTAGATTGGCTTCTCATGAACACCGCTTATTTAatactgtgtgtatgttttggtGGGTTTCCCCGTGTGTGTCTCCCAACTACAAAACAGAATCAGCGTTCTGGGAAAGCTCTTCACGATCCTCAAACCCTTGGAATTATCTTTGGCAATGATAATCTAGCTAGTTGACCGTGAGAGGACGGTCTGTAATGGCGCACAGAGGAAAGCATAAGCCAGCTGTCAGATAAAGTGTTATACCACGTGTGCGCATTTTGGGCAAAAGTTCATCCGTACCAATCTGCTGATGTTCGAGGCTGTGGATAATTTCCAGAGTTTCTTCTCTAACCGAATCACAGGAATCAAAGTAATAAATGCACTGCTGCAGAGCGTTAACAATCTGGGGAAAAGGATCCATAAAATCCATAATTAATTACTTGAATACATTCTATTATTagcactgaatttttttttcacatttaatttaaaccagCCAGTGAATGTTGATTATGTTTGGAATAGAATATCATCGCACTATAAACTACAGCTGTGCTGCTCggtatgcatgttttaaatgtacacCGTTAAAAGCATGCTCGTAAAATCACGTGACGACAATGCAGCATAATCTATAATCTATTATAttgttttgcatattaaaacagTATGGTTTAACTCACCAAAGACTTGTACTTCCTCTCAAGAAGTCTTAAGACTACGGTTCTGCTGTAGTAGCCATGCTAGAAGACAATCATTTGACATCACTTTATTacatgttcctttttttttttatttaaaaagtaaagttcAAATTTAGTAAATGGTGcgcgtgtgtgttgtgtttttttttttaatttgtttattctcTGATAAAAACTTGGCTCACCATCCATTTCTTAAACCAGGTGGCTTTGATATCTAGCAGAGAAATTAAGTGTATAGGCTCTAGGGATTTTTCTGAGCCAGGACTGCTCATGCCCTGTTCAGAATGCAGAGCGAGAAGAGAGAGGGTGTTCTCGATGATTTCCTCCATGTACCTAGAgcacgggaaaaaaaaaaaaaagaagtcatttaTATTCAAGCCAATCTGACACAATCAAGATACAGCATACAATATTTGGGAAATGCGTCTGAAATGTGAAAGCTCACTTCTCTGGATGTCGTATCCAAAATGTTGTCACTTCCTTCTGAAAGTCATTGATTAATCGCATCTAGAGTGACCGGAAAGAACGAAACTCATCTTTATGCAAGCGAGCGCaactttattcatattttcataaactttatttatctttattcatAGGAGGAAGGAAATGTCACGTACTTGTTTGAGGAGACGGGACATATCTGGTCTGTTTGCATCGATGCTCGTAGAGCCGCTCGGAAAACTCAACTTATGGTAGAGGAAATGAGCCTCCAAGCTTTTCGCTGAACAGAAACGTTGACACTCAATGAAACGAACTGACAGACCCACGTTTATATATCTACTGAAAATTAAAAGATACCTCATGCTGCTAAAATAAGCTTAAGCTATTACCTATGGTGCTGTAGATGTCCTTAGTCACATTTAATGGAGAAGAcgaaaatgtttttgcaaaaaattgAAGGACTTTATCCTGCGAAACCAAAACGAATGAacaacagtgttattttagaatCATTGCGATACTATGTTGTTAATaagacttatttttttacattttagtaagcATTTTGCGCATTTTTTTCTATCTAGTTTATATCACTACAAATTATTtcgtttctatttatttctacttttagtttttgttactgGAGCACAGCAATTTAAACATAATGataaaatgagttttgtttcacttcagttaattattttatttcaagcaatGATTTTAGTATAATTATGATAACCCTAGTTCACAATGCATATAATAAACTCCCACATACTGTGTGATTCAATACTGTTAGTGAAACGGGTCGTGGCCTCGTATTTCACACGACACCttttctctgtaaaaaaaaggCCCTAGTATTTCCACATTAAGCAGCTAAGGAAACTATTTTGCTGTTGAGGCCATTGCTGAGGTCAGCGCTTATTTAGCACTTATCTCTTACACTGAGCTCAGGGTCAGGGTCAGTGAGCGCAGCAGAGAGGTTTCGGCGCAGACCGGTCCAGCTTTCACAGCTAAGGACATCCGAAGGAGGGGCATAGCACAAAGACTGCAAAGCTTCCAAGCGAACCTGCAATTAAACAGATCGGGACGACTGCTTTATCTATGAATCAGAACGACGAGTTTCTCTTTGCACAATCGAATCTACGTGTCAGAGGAGTTTTCACCTCGCGTGGTCTGCCGGGGTCAAGCTTCTCAGCGATGACTTGCAGTTGTTCGTGTTTGATAAACGCATAGCTCTACGTGTTGAAATCAAAGGAATCAGTTAGTGACTCGGTCCGGGGTATGAATGCGCGGTCGTGGCTGAGATAAACAGGGTGATATGCTTGTCAAAGAAACGACTTATCTGAGCTTATATAACAGCAACCTGATTGAACGAAGAGTCGCTGTCAGAGCAGTTGTCGGTATAATGGCTGCTTGACTGCTCATGTTGGCTCTTCCTGTCCATTTCCTCTTTCTTTAGCTGATCTTCCTCGAATTTGTTGATCAGGGATTCCACAACCACCATCATGGTCTGCTTTAGAGTCTGCATCATCTGTTTATAcctacagattaaaaaaaaaaactaatcacaCACGATGTACTAAACTAGAGATATCattgaaacacaaaaaataaaaaaacagaaatcactGATAATACCATAATCAAGTTTCTTCCAGAGGTGGAAAGTAAAGAGGAGAGCATCGATACATTAATCTCTCTCGTTTACATGTACTCCACTTATGACATTTGAAGGACACATATCTTACTTTTCACTACCTATTTCACTCCTAGGTCCTTGAAGTAGAAAGTCATTATTACTATGTAATCAACGGATACTGTTATGTTGCTGGGTTTTAAAGCGAGTTAAATTTTTCCTTTCTTAGTgtgcatttacattattttcaccGCACGTACAGTTCAAATGCGGATGAATGGCCAGAGCTAGACACGCGCGTGAATGCTGTGTTAACTCGTTTTAACattctaaaaaaacattcatttcaaagaTACTACACGCAAGCCTTTGAATTCAGCCGTAATGTTTTGGAAGTTGCTTCAGAGGCATGAGGCAATGCAAGTATTACATACAGCAATAATAAAAGTGCATtgacattaaaaagaaatgtactttttttttcacttgcaaTGGAGTGATATTCGACCAGCATTTTGTACTTTCACTGAAGTAATGGAGTTATGTACCTTGTCCACCTCTGGTTACTTCTACTgcatatttggaaaaaaaaatgaatacacaaCTACTGTATCAGTATCCACAAAAACGTTGCACCgcaaaaatgctttatttattttttcgtaTTGCTTGTAGccattgttttgtatttatttaattttttgtattgtttccagccaaaatatctaaagcTCCTTAAATAAAGAAGGATTAAAAATATTGTCttgtttacagaaaaaaaagtcaagattAAGTGACAAAGTGAAAAGattgttttgcttgtttcaagtaaaaatacacaatttttttttctgaaaacaagacaattttcttaatttaagaTTTTCCAGTTTTTTTGGCTGGACAAAAAGACAGAAGGTCTTGGCgagaaaagcatttgttttgaagtgtaagcagcacaattatttaatttattatttttgtttttaaatctgcaCAACGAAGgatggagtaatggctgctgacaATTCTGATTtaccattacaaaaataaattactttttaaaatatataaaaacgataaaaacaatttcaaattgtaataatatttcacaatgttactttTTTGGCAGCAATGCCACAGGCTGATCCTTTCCATGCCACACCTCACTGATGCTGGAATTTGTGCTAAATTAGCAAGTACTGAGTGCATAAATTCTCTTTTCAACAGTATGAACTgctttgtgaatatttttttttgattatttgttaAGACATATTCTTGAGACGCCGGATTTTGACATCGACTTTCATGAGCTGTAAGCTCTAatcagcaaaatgtaaaaaaataaatgaataaatgttttactttatatgtaataaatctaaaagtttaactttttttgtaacataaGTTACAATATTCTATTCTGACTATTCTGGACTATTCTATCATACTTTGACGGTGTAATTTacttggaagtcaatgggacagtcacaagccaccccgttttcatccaaaatatcttaaattgtgttccaaagacaaacaaagctttttacgggtttggaacaacttgtgggtaaatgattaatgacacaatttttattttggggtggagtaacccttttaTTTTATCCTAAAAGCCATAACTTACACAGTCTTGAGCCTTTggtttttgcttaaaatcagTGACCATTGTTATTTATTCTGAAGGTGACTGGTTTGTTTCATAGCTTAGAGCTTTCAGTTGaaagaattttgaaaatgtttagaGAAAAATTCATGCGAAAGCAGCTGCCGCAATTGAATTTCtcgaaaaaaaaatattccgtatccaaatactttcaaaattacatttgtgcTGATATTTTTGCATCATGCAATGAGAAAGCAATGCGTCTAATGAAATACCTTATTAGTTGCATCGAAAAAAAACCTGTGATACTTTCACTTTCATCATTGCATTACatcattaatttcattttcataagaTTCCTGACAATATTTACTTTCTCCATTGCATTGATTCAGATATGTTTGCATCATGCAGTGAGCAAACATCCACAAAAGCATCTAATCGTAAAACGAAACGCATACTGCGCGGACTCCCTTGTCCTCTTCGTAACAGCGTGGACCAGGGTGTCCTGTCCTGGCCCAATAGCATGACCTTCACCCCTGGTAAAATTCTCGGTCTCGTCTTCAATAACACTTCCCAAACTGCTCTCTACATACGCCCGCAGATACTTCACAAACTCATAGCtgaaaaagagaggaaaggCATGAAAACAGCTGATAGACGGTAATTACAATCATGCTTAACACGTGCTAGAAGAGAAAGTCTCTAACTTGTGAAAGTTCTTGTCAGTCTCCTCCAAGTGAAGCAAAATCTCCTCAGCGCATTCTACCGACGGTGCTCCTGAGATTCTGTCTTTGACGCTTTTTAGGAGCTCTCGCAGCAGGCTCTGGAGCTCTGCCTCATCCTCGCTGGAGAACTGAGACATCGCTTCTCAGGGGTGTGATCGGCTCTTCTCTACAGGGGGTCTCCTACTTAGAGAAACAAGGTGCTAAATAAGGTGTTTCTGACCTGTAGTAACAGTGGTGGGAAGTATATACAGTCTATGCGGTATATATCCCCACAAAGTTTAGATTCCTGTAATGATTGTCCGTATATGTGTCTCGTATGACACTTGTTTGCTGCCATTCCTTCAGTTTTCGATCcattatacagtaaaacaaacatgatataaatgcaaaaaaaaaatattaatatgtagtCGCATATTGCACATGTCTAAAATGCTAATTTCAAACATTAGAACCATTTCCAAATCATAAGAAACCTTAGAATCGTCTCAAGTGTGCTCTAATATGATTGGTCCATCTACATTACACAAGGctaatatcaatataaatattaaacatagaCAGAATACCTGGATCATAACGCACTACACGTTAGCAATATCATTAAATGTTATGTAACTACTTAATATTAAGATGTTCAGGATTCAAGTGTTCATACTGAGCTTGTATTTTTCTCattgacaaatatatattacacatactgCTCATAGTTTTAAACATTAACGTTAATTTACC
Proteins encoded in this region:
- the tbc1d32 gene encoding protein broad-minded — encoded protein: MSQFSSEDEAELQSLLRELLKSVKDRISGAPSVECAEEILLHLEETDKNFHNYEFVKYLRAYVESSLGSVIEDETENFTRGEGHAIGPGQDTLVHAVTKRTRESAQYKQMMQTLKQTMMVVVESLINKFEEDQLKKEEMDRKSQHEQSSSHYTDNCSDSDSSFNQSYAFIKHEQLQVIAEKLDPGRPREVRLEALQSLCYAPPSDVLSCESWTGLRRNLSAALTDPDPELSDKVLQFFAKTFSSSPLNVTKDIYSTIAKSLEAHFLYHKLSFPSGSTSIDANRPDMSRLLKQMRLINDFQKEVTTFWIRHPEKYMEEIIENTLSLLALHSEQGMSSPGSEKSLEPIHLISLLDIKATWFKKWMHGYYSRTVVLRLLERKYKSLIVNALQQCIYYFDSCDSVREETLEIIHSLEHQQIGPARRTLYTSKELEFVYFVHSLCVLGRLVMYTNGRKLFPIKAKKRRDPVTLTDLVVILINIMYQHPKPSCGETTHADSLSPTNLVMEVLRTLCDRTECAVECLYQIPVIETLLAPVITLLKGKLPKLNSLESALTHIADTLARIATTERGLSLLLYDRNLVSAEGESISAAHVVVQFTQRLLAKELHVFSELEIPPAVSGAFIFVCRQMYNTCEGLQVLRPYSLHECIAKAWRTTSSVSERVPTPVPGAPPVITSQELQSVVAWEEMLLDNLLNFAATPKGLLLLQQTGAINECVTYMFSRFTKKLQVSRCEKFGYGVMVTQVAATAPGIAALQSSGFVQTIVVELWSALECGREDVRVVHPKSTPMDPIDRSCLKSFLSLVNLLSSPHAVWELLGHRALPNKNEYNLREMATSVLDLMDRLIIINSDAKIHSLFNYEQSHTFGLRLLSVLCCNLDSFLLLESQYNLSELLLQGQRDNVTEPPTGEGEFIIDGVSVERNHILIRIGTVGGPSERRLPPRALQKGNDPYPWPMVSAYPLPKYYILDVPKTPRTKQESEISAFLASSKETERDASWMDDCRRQFCKIMAAKSNTLTGYALADLLERVVLHLSSSSTDCFFPPAEYKVVDHSVKTRSLSSVEQLGVGISLRYGKFLKLLREDSEQDLCLLLKHCQEFLSQQRVSVTSELSCFQGGYPGHDWFASTVFLLMHGDVGRSLSLLLRFSRLLPSAFLWPPRLHSSVHLPIEIAQSGIHPIYSCTAHYVEMLLKAEVPLVFSAFRMSGFTPSQICIQWLGQCFWNYLDWPEICHYVATCVIMGPDYQVYTCISALRHLQQDILQHTQTQDLQVFLKEEPIHGFRVSNYLEYMEGLERNYRSMVLSDMRSILPRSS